In a genomic window of Pseudomonas oryzihabitans:
- the def gene encoding peptide deformylase gives MIRDILKMGDPRLLRVAPPVAAERLGSPELQALIQDMFETMAAASGVGLAAPQIGEDLQLMVFGFERNARYPHAAPVPLQVLINPRIEVLDATEELGWEGCLSIPGLRGEVPRARRIRYLGVDGEGRPVDQEAEGFHARVVLHEYDHLIGRLYPSRIQDFARFGFSEVLFPELEPKAQR, from the coding sequence ATGATTCGCGACATTTTGAAGATGGGTGATCCACGCCTGCTGCGCGTAGCGCCGCCGGTTGCGGCCGAACGCCTGGGCTCGCCTGAGCTGCAGGCGCTGATCCAGGACATGTTCGAGACCATGGCCGCCGCCTCTGGCGTGGGCCTCGCCGCGCCGCAGATCGGCGAAGACCTGCAGCTCATGGTGTTCGGCTTCGAGCGCAATGCGCGCTATCCGCACGCGGCACCCGTGCCTCTGCAAGTCCTGATCAATCCGCGCATCGAGGTGCTGGACGCCACCGAGGAGCTGGGCTGGGAGGGTTGCCTGTCCATTCCCGGGCTACGCGGCGAGGTGCCCCGCGCGCGGCGCATCCGTTACCTGGGTGTGGATGGTGAGGGGCGACCGGTGGACCAGGAGGCCGAAGGCTTCCATGCGCGGGTGGTGCTGCACGAATACGATCACCTGATCGGTCGTCTCTATCCGTCGCGCATCCAGGATTTCGCCCGCTTCGGCTTCAGCGAGGTGCTGTTTCCCGAGTTGGAGCCCAAGGCGCAGCGCTAG
- a CDS encoding DsbA family oxidoreductase translates to MTASPRVRLDVWSDYVCPFCYLALPQLARLQKEFGDRLAIEWHAFELRPDPTPTLDPAGDYLRRTWDRAVYPLAAEFGMTLRLPPVQPRSRLALEAAEFAREHDRFEPFHLAVFQAFFEDGRDIGDLAVLSELARRSGLDAQALEASLSRGDYTDLVLHAEDRAEALGITAVPTLLLRPAAAPIEAAEALDGAVPFAQLAAAVRAQLEA, encoded by the coding sequence ATGACCGCCTCCCCGCGCGTTCGTCTGGATGTCTGGAGCGATTACGTCTGCCCCTTCTGCTACCTGGCACTGCCCCAATTGGCACGACTGCAAAAGGAGTTCGGCGACCGCCTGGCGATCGAGTGGCACGCCTTCGAATTGCGGCCGGACCCAACCCCCACCCTCGATCCGGCGGGTGACTATCTGCGGCGCACCTGGGACCGGGCCGTCTATCCGCTGGCGGCGGAATTCGGCATGACGCTACGACTGCCGCCGGTGCAACCGCGCAGCCGGCTGGCCTTGGAGGCGGCGGAATTCGCGCGTGAGCATGACCGCTTCGAGCCCTTCCACCTGGCGGTGTTCCAGGCATTCTTCGAGGATGGCCGCGACATCGGCGACCTGGCCGTACTCAGCGAGCTGGCCCGGCGCAGCGGACTCGACGCCCAGGCATTGGAAGCCAGCCTGAGCCGCGGCGACTACACCGACCTGGTCCTGCATGCCGAGGATCGCGCCGAAGCCCTGGGTATCACCGCGGTACCGACCCTGTTGCTGCGACCCGCGGCGGCGCCCATCGAAGCGGCCGAGGCCCTGGACGGCGCCGTACCCTTCGCCCAGTTGGCAGCAGCGGTAAGGGCCCAACTCGAAGCCTAG
- a CDS encoding YnfA family protein, translated as MLNYLWFLLAALFEIAGCYAFWLWLRLDRSPWWIAPGLASLVLFALLLTRIEAAYAGRAYAAYGGIYVVASLGWLALVERTRPTWTDLAGGLLCVAGALVILLVPRGSA; from the coding sequence ATGCTGAACTACCTCTGGTTCCTGTTGGCCGCACTGTTCGAGATCGCTGGCTGCTACGCCTTCTGGCTGTGGCTGCGGCTGGATCGCAGCCCCTGGTGGATAGCGCCGGGACTGGCCAGCCTGGTGCTCTTCGCCCTGTTGCTGACCCGCATCGAGGCCGCCTACGCCGGTCGGGCCTACGCGGCCTATGGCGGCATCTATGTAGTGGCGTCCCTGGGCTGGCTGGCGCTGGTCGAACGCACCCGACCGACCTGGACGGATCTGGCTGGTGGCTTGCTCTGTGTGGCAGGGGCGCTGGTGATCCTATTGGTGCCGCGGGGTAGTGCCTAG
- a CDS encoding DctP family TRAP transporter solute-binding subunit has protein sequence MTKTLLATLAAVLLAIFAPFVLADPIVIKFAHVVTDDTPKGRGALLFQKLVEERLAGKVKVEVYPNSSLVGDANELEALRTGKVQMLAPSVSKLNALSKPLQVYDLPYLFDSLEAVKRFQHRDKSRELLGSLVTHGFTGLAYWNNGGRQLSATRDIRSPADLKGLTVRVESSDVLAAYYQLLDAQPVKMPFAQVYEALRTGKVQGAENPWSNLLGQKINTVQPYIVEDNHSFLTYMLITNTSFWNSLPFELRSELEAILDEVTQVVNRDAEAINAKARERVVAANTSKILVQTPAEREAWRAAVAPLIKRYESEVGSDVLRAAEAANRR, from the coding sequence ATGACCAAGACCCTTCTCGCCACGCTGGCAGCCGTGCTGCTCGCTATCTTCGCGCCCTTCGTGCTGGCCGATCCCATTGTCATCAAGTTCGCCCATGTGGTGACGGACGACACCCCTAAGGGCCGTGGCGCGCTGCTGTTCCAGAAGTTGGTCGAGGAGCGTCTGGCAGGCAAGGTCAAGGTAGAGGTGTATCCGAACTCCTCTCTGGTGGGGGATGCGAACGAACTGGAGGCGTTGCGAACAGGGAAGGTGCAGATGCTGGCGCCCTCCGTGTCCAAGCTGAATGCCCTGTCCAAGCCCTTGCAGGTCTATGATCTGCCCTATCTGTTCGATAGCCTCGAAGCAGTGAAGCGTTTCCAGCACCGCGACAAGAGTCGCGAACTGCTGGGCAGCCTGGTGACCCACGGCTTCACCGGTCTGGCCTACTGGAACAATGGCGGACGCCAGCTCTCCGCTACGCGGGACATCCGTAGTCCCGCGGATCTCAAGGGGCTTACCGTTCGCGTTGAATCGTCCGATGTCTTGGCCGCCTACTATCAACTGCTGGATGCCCAGCCGGTGAAGATGCCGTTCGCCCAGGTTTACGAGGCCCTGCGGACGGGTAAGGTGCAGGGGGCGGAGAATCCCTGGTCCAACCTGCTGGGGCAGAAGATCAATACCGTGCAGCCCTATATCGTCGAGGACAACCACAGCTTCCTGACCTATATGCTCATCACCAACACCAGCTTCTGGAACAGTCTGCCCTTCGAACTCCGTAGCGAGCTGGAGGCCATTCTCGACGAGGTTACGCAAGTGGTGAACCGCGATGCCGAAGCCATCAATGCCAAGGCCCGCGAGCGGGTGGTGGCGGCCAATACCAGCAAGATCCTGGTGCAGACTCCGGCAGAGCGCGAGGCCTGGCGTGCGGCCGTGGCGCCCTTGATCAAGAGGTACGAGAGCGAGGTGGGCAGCGATGTCCTGCGTGCTGCCGAGGCCGCCAATCGCCGCTGA
- a CDS encoding serine hydrolase domain-containing protein, whose translation MSSLLLASALGLGLGAPLAQAEDTELAARLDPILERAIAQQRIVGTVVMVARQGRLVYHRAAGFADREAGRTMREDQLFRFASLTKPLVAVTALRLADQGRLDLHAPVSRYLPYFTTRLADGTPAVPTLAQLLSHTSGLHYGFSEEADGPYHRAGVSDGLDGATLTLDENLRRLAGVPLDFPPGSAWRYSLGLDVLGGVLQAATGLPLPEVVSREVAAPLGLHDLFFQVTDPGRLATAYRDGHPRPEPMSEPYLLPMPTGGILYSPARAFSADAFPSGGGGMQGSAGDYLIFLEGVRQGLLLSPASQRLFVEDQIPGLQRDDAPGWGFSLGAAVLRDAQLAKTPQTPGTLRWGGVYGNAWFIDPARELSVVILTNTAIAGMAGPFPDAIRDAVYAD comes from the coding sequence ATGTCTTCCCTACTGCTCGCCAGTGCGCTCGGCCTCGGCCTGGGCGCCCCCCTCGCCCAGGCCGAGGACACCGAACTGGCCGCCCGCCTGGACCCGATCCTGGAGCGCGCCATCGCCCAACAACGCATCGTCGGTACCGTGGTCATGGTCGCTCGCCAGGGACGACTGGTGTATCACCGAGCGGCGGGTTTCGCCGATCGGGAAGCGGGACGCACGATGCGAGAGGACCAGTTGTTCCGCTTCGCCTCCCTGACCAAACCCCTGGTGGCCGTCACCGCGTTGCGGCTCGCCGATCAGGGCCGTCTGGACCTGCACGCCCCGGTCAGCCGTTACCTGCCCTACTTCACCACGCGACTGGCCGATGGCACTCCGGCAGTGCCGACCTTGGCGCAATTGCTGAGCCACACCTCCGGTCTGCATTACGGCTTCAGCGAAGAGGCGGACGGCCCCTACCATCGCGCCGGGGTGTCCGACGGACTCGACGGCGCTACCCTGACCCTGGATGAAAATCTGCGCCGCCTGGCCGGGGTCCCGCTGGACTTCCCACCGGGCAGTGCCTGGCGCTATTCCCTCGGGCTGGATGTGCTGGGCGGCGTCCTGCAGGCGGCTACCGGCCTGCCGCTGCCCGAGGTAGTGAGCCGCGAGGTGGCAGCGCCGCTCGGGTTGCACGACCTTTTTTTCCAGGTGACCGATCCCGGGCGTCTCGCCACCGCCTATCGCGACGGCCATCCCCGTCCCGAGCCCATGAGCGAACCCTATCTGCTGCCCATGCCGACGGGTGGCATCCTCTATTCGCCGGCACGGGCCTTCTCGGCGGACGCCTTTCCTTCCGGTGGCGGCGGCATGCAAGGCAGCGCGGGGGACTATCTGATTTTTCTGGAGGGCGTGCGGCAGGGCCTGCTGCTGTCGCCGGCCAGCCAGCGGCTGTTCGTGGAAGACCAGATCCCCGGGCTGCAACGCGACGATGCGCCGGGTTGGGGCTTCAGCCTCGGCGCCGCCGTGCTGCGCGATGCGCAGCTGGCGAAGACTCCGCAGACGCCAGGCACCTTGCGGTGGGGTGGCGTCTACGGCAACGCCTGGTTCATCGATCCCGCCCGCGAGCTGAGCGTGGTGATCCTGACCAATACGGCCATCGCCGGTATGGCCGGCCCCTTCCCCGACGCCATACGTGATGCCGTCTACGCCGACTGA
- a CDS encoding DUF2789 domain-containing protein, whose translation MELPVHDLTTLFEQLGLDSDPASIDAFIARHSPLPDEVKVSEAEFWSSAQKAFLKDEIMEDADWAPIVDELNVRLHKRD comes from the coding sequence ATGGAACTGCCCGTTCACGACCTGACCACCCTTTTCGAGCAACTGGGACTGGATTCGGACCCTGCCAGCATCGACGCCTTCATCGCCCGTCACTCGCCATTGCCCGACGAGGTGAAGGTCTCCGAGGCCGAATTCTGGTCTTCCGCGCAGAAAGCCTTTCTCAAGGACGAAATCATGGAAGACGCCGATTGGGCACCGATTGTCGACGAGCTGAACGTCCGCCTGCATAAGCGGGACTAA
- a CDS encoding bestrophin family protein yields the protein MGFIERKLTFLRQTFSYVGWSVFWLLLWDIAVTVDYMIFVDHRAQLPSIPLTLIGSALIVLTSFRNTSAYQRWWEARTLWGGMVNSSRSFGRQVLTLIDDGDERFNAIKTVLIERHLAYVRCLACQLSGDSLPKEVRNYLGKEEWAMRKETNNFANAILSGSANLIAMEYRARRLDSIRLERLEATFVDMSNWQGGMERIANTPLPYPYVNFPRLFIFLFCVLMPIGLVESLEWYTPLASTVVGFMFLALEKVGTDLQSPFQRSRHQITMGTICNTIEGNLRTMLRDARGGYASVSEILEDSRLTSPEKDSV from the coding sequence GTGGGTTTCATCGAACGCAAACTGACCTTCCTTCGGCAAACCTTTTCCTACGTCGGCTGGTCGGTCTTCTGGCTGTTGTTGTGGGACATCGCCGTGACGGTCGACTACATGATCTTCGTCGACCACCGGGCCCAGTTGCCCAGTATTCCGCTCACCTTGATCGGCTCGGCGCTCATCGTGCTGACCAGCTTTCGCAACACCAGCGCCTATCAGCGCTGGTGGGAAGCGCGGACCCTCTGGGGCGGCATGGTCAACAGCTCGCGTAGCTTCGGTCGCCAGGTATTGACGCTGATCGACGATGGCGATGAGCGTTTCAACGCCATCAAGACGGTACTCATCGAGCGCCATCTGGCCTACGTACGCTGCCTGGCCTGCCAGCTCAGCGGCGATTCCCTGCCCAAGGAAGTGAGGAACTACCTGGGCAAGGAAGAATGGGCCATGCGCAAGGAAACCAACAACTTCGCCAATGCCATCCTGAGTGGTTCGGCCAACCTTATCGCCATGGAATACCGTGCACGACGGCTGGACAGCATTCGCCTGGAGCGCCTGGAAGCCACCTTCGTCGACATGTCGAACTGGCAGGGCGGGATGGAACGGATCGCCAATACGCCCTTGCCCTATCCCTACGTCAATTTTCCCCGGCTGTTCATCTTCTTGTTCTGTGTGCTGATGCCCATCGGCCTGGTCGAGAGCCTGGAGTGGTATACCCCGCTGGCCTCCACCGTGGTGGGCTTCATGTTCCTGGCGCTGGAAAAGGTCGGCACCGATCTGCAGAGTCCCTTCCAGCGCAGCCGGCACCAGATCACCATGGGTACCATCTGCAATACCATCGAAGGCAACTTGCGCACCATGCTGCGTGATGCCCGCGGTGGCTACGCCTCGGTCAGCGAGATACTCGAGGATTCGCGACTGACGTCCCCGGAGAAGGATTCCGTCTGA
- a CDS encoding beta-ketoacyl-ACP synthase III, with product MQHAVISGSGLYTPPESISNDELVASFNQWASQWNAEHAEAIAQGTLAPQPESSAAFIEKASGIRSRHVVDKAGILDPARMVPRIPERSNDEPSILCEMGVAAAREALKRAGRTAADIDGVIVACSNLQRPYPAVAIEVQAALGIQGYGFDMNVACSSATFGLQTAANAVQLGQARAVLVIDPEICTGHLNFRDRDSHFIFGDAATALVVERADQATSAHRFEILGTRLFTQFSNNIRNNFGFLNRAAEEGMSHPDKLFVQEGRKVFKEVCPLVAELIADHLTELDIPVERVSRFWLHQANLAMNHLIVKRLLGREPKPNEAPVILDTYGNTSSAGSVIALHLHHEDLASGSLGVLSSFGAGYSIGSVVLRKV from the coding sequence GTGCAGCACGCGGTCATCAGCGGTAGCGGGCTCTATACGCCGCCCGAGAGCATTTCCAACGACGAACTGGTTGCATCCTTCAACCAGTGGGCCAGCCAGTGGAATGCTGAGCATGCCGAAGCCATCGCCCAGGGCACCCTGGCGCCCCAGCCGGAGTCCAGCGCCGCCTTCATCGAGAAGGCCTCGGGCATCCGTAGCCGCCATGTGGTCGACAAGGCCGGCATCCTCGATCCGGCGCGCATGGTGCCGCGCATTCCCGAGCGCTCCAACGACGAGCCTTCGATCCTCTGCGAGATGGGCGTCGCCGCGGCGCGCGAAGCCCTGAAACGCGCCGGGCGCACCGCCGCCGACATCGATGGTGTCATCGTCGCCTGCTCGAACCTGCAACGTCCCTATCCGGCAGTGGCCATCGAAGTCCAGGCCGCGCTGGGCATCCAGGGCTATGGGTTCGACATGAACGTCGCCTGCTCCTCGGCCACCTTCGGCCTGCAGACCGCCGCCAATGCCGTGCAGCTCGGCCAGGCCCGGGCGGTGCTGGTGATAGATCCGGAAATCTGCACCGGTCATTTGAATTTCCGCGATCGCGACAGCCATTTCATCTTCGGCGATGCCGCCACTGCCCTGGTGGTGGAGCGCGCCGACCAGGCGACCTCGGCGCACCGCTTCGAGATCCTCGGTACCCGGCTGTTCACCCAGTTCTCCAACAACATCCGCAACAACTTCGGCTTCCTCAACCGGGCGGCGGAGGAGGGCATGAGCCATCCGGACAAGCTGTTCGTCCAGGAAGGTCGCAAGGTGTTCAAGGAAGTCTGCCCGCTGGTGGCCGAACTGATCGCGGATCACCTCACCGAACTCGATATCCCGGTCGAGCGAGTCTCGCGCTTCTGGCTGCACCAGGCCAACCTGGCGATGAACCACCTCATCGTCAAGCGTCTACTGGGGCGTGAACCCAAGCCCAACGAGGCTCCGGTGATCCTGGATACCTATGGCAACACCAGCTCCGCCGGCTCGGTCATCGCGCTGCACCTGCACCACGAAGACCTGGCCAGCGGCAGTCTGGGTGTACTCAGCTCCTTCGGTGCGGGTTATTCCATCGGTAGCGTGGTATTGCGCAAGGTCTGA
- a CDS encoding GNAT family N-acetyltransferase, which yields MIVEYLYSLAQVPAAQWNGLLAGDQPFLRHEFLATLEDSGSLGKGTGWQPAHQILKDAQGQVLAAMPAYLKMHSYGEYVFDWAWADACRRAGIDYYPKLLAAVPFSPVQGARLLGDPAACATLLDATTGSLAGLELSSLHVNFTDPKADALLQERDGWLARIGCQFHWHNRGYRDYGDFLAALTSRKRKQLRKERDQVAGLGVSFEWRKGGELSEAEWDFVYACYANTYEVRGQDPYLTRAFFSLLAERLPEAIRVVLVRQGSRPVAMAFYLQDGTTLYGRYWGCLQEFDQLHFETCFYQGIEHAIAEGLQRFDAGAQGEHKLIRGFEPTLTHSWHYLVHPGLRAAVADFLEQERAGVQAYARQAAEALPYRQEDGTAPC from the coding sequence ATGATCGTCGAGTATCTCTACAGCCTGGCCCAGGTGCCTGCGGCGCAATGGAACGGCTTGCTGGCGGGCGACCAGCCCTTTCTGCGCCATGAATTCCTCGCCACCCTGGAAGACAGCGGCAGCCTGGGCAAGGGCACCGGCTGGCAACCGGCGCACCAGATTCTCAAGGATGCCCAGGGTCAGGTGCTGGCGGCGATGCCCGCCTATCTCAAGATGCACTCCTATGGCGAATACGTCTTCGATTGGGCCTGGGCCGATGCCTGTCGGCGGGCCGGCATCGACTATTATCCCAAGTTGCTGGCCGCCGTACCCTTCTCGCCGGTGCAGGGCGCGCGCCTGCTGGGCGATCCGGCGGCCTGTGCCACCTTGCTCGATGCGACTACCGGCAGCCTGGCGGGCCTCGAACTCTCCAGCCTGCACGTCAACTTCACCGATCCCAAGGCCGACGCCCTGCTTCAGGAGCGCGACGGTTGGCTGGCAAGGATCGGCTGCCAGTTCCATTGGCATAACCGTGGCTACCGGGATTACGGGGACTTCCTCGCCGCCCTGACCTCACGCAAGCGCAAGCAGCTGCGCAAGGAACGCGATCAGGTCGCCGGGCTCGGGGTGAGTTTCGAGTGGCGCAAGGGCGGCGAGCTGAGCGAGGCGGAGTGGGACTTCGTCTACGCCTGCTACGCCAATACCTACGAGGTACGCGGTCAGGATCCCTATCTGACGCGGGCTTTCTTCAGCCTGCTGGCCGAACGACTACCCGAAGCCATTCGAGTGGTGCTCGTTCGCCAGGGCAGCCGGCCGGTGGCCATGGCGTTCTACCTGCAGGACGGCACTACCCTCTATGGTCGCTACTGGGGCTGTTTGCAGGAATTCGACCAGCTGCATTTCGAGACCTGCTTCTACCAGGGCATCGAACACGCCATCGCCGAGGGGCTGCAGCGCTTCGATGCCGGCGCCCAGGGTGAGCACAAGCTGATCCGCGGTTTCGAGCCGACCCTCACGCACTCTTGGCATTACCTGGTGCATCCGGGGCTGAGAGCGGCGGTGGCGGACTTTCTCGAGCAGGAAAGGGCGGGGGTTCAGGCCTATGCACGCCAGGCGGCCGAGGCCTTGCCCTATCGCCAGGAGGACGGTACGGCGCCATGCTGA
- a CDS encoding response regulator encodes MKFLVVDDSKAVQTIIKRILANTGYKDAELRLASTGEEALTLLQTWTPNLVLTDWHMPGMTGLELLQAIRQSFGTDIHVGFVTTESSARHVEEAYRNGASFVVTKPFAQETLQQAVLTVLQDGASAEKAIESSGRESLSVPVRFNPDPQVINKLLGLSSIVCHIEPMAPIPVDRLSLPYLIGIYSHPQSKALEAVCLLDLNAACILGGSLAGFSPAVIHSAIASATLSREIYENAAAFLADLSGMISAGKGGTPLVLSTSHLVQKPFEKLYSLWRQNNGRADFSLSFPGLGDGFIALLLS; translated from the coding sequence ATGAAGTTCCTCGTGGTAGACGATAGCAAGGCGGTGCAGACCATCATCAAGCGCATCCTCGCGAATACCGGCTACAAGGATGCCGAGCTACGTTTGGCTTCTACGGGAGAAGAAGCCCTGACATTGTTGCAAACCTGGACGCCCAACCTGGTGCTGACTGACTGGCATATGCCTGGCATGACGGGCCTTGAATTGCTCCAGGCGATTCGCCAAAGCTTCGGTACCGATATCCACGTTGGCTTCGTCACTACCGAATCCTCGGCGCGCCATGTCGAGGAGGCTTATCGCAATGGTGCTTCTTTCGTCGTCACCAAGCCCTTCGCCCAGGAAACCCTGCAGCAGGCGGTGCTCACGGTGCTGCAGGACGGCGCCAGTGCCGAGAAGGCCATCGAATCTTCGGGACGGGAAAGCCTGTCGGTACCGGTACGCTTCAATCCCGATCCGCAGGTCATCAACAAGCTCCTGGGGCTGTCGTCGATCGTCTGTCATATCGAGCCCATGGCGCCCATTCCCGTGGACCGCCTCAGCTTGCCTTACCTGATCGGTATCTACAGTCATCCGCAGAGCAAGGCGTTGGAAGCGGTGTGTCTGCTGGATCTCAATGCGGCCTGTATCCTGGGTGGATCGCTCGCCGGATTTTCGCCTGCGGTCATTCATTCCGCTATCGCCAGTGCCACCTTGAGTCGGGAGATCTATGAAAATGCCGCGGCCTTCCTGGCTGATCTCAGTGGGATGATTTCCGCAGGCAAGGGCGGCACGCCGCTGGTACTCAGTACCAGCCATCTGGTCCAGAAGCCCTTCGAGAAGCTCTACAGTCTCTGGCGACAGAACAACGGGCGCGCCGATTTCAGCCTGTCCTTCCCGGGACTGGGTGACGGCTTCATTGCCTTGCTGTTGAGCTAA
- a CDS encoding ParB/Srx family N-terminal domain-containing protein, whose product MQPGRLLRVQLRELRPTQPAIGHDQVLYKLGKYASDRRKLFDDYCEANGQHLSKGFQPSTTLRSAGDGLGVRPPGSCPDEMKTVVIGPGQQLYLTDGHHTFSAFWEHPGGGPETFVWVRVTDDFSASASMAEFWIRLLDERKAWLKDPQGRPILPEQLPECLGLAAMANDPYRALVYFTRQIGYDKPRTADGRVLPSEFLEFYWAEWLRMLLPLQNYDLNDRKSYAKAVEQAAKLMVANPNMLIGSSGRTALEMGAYRSLDKKVLRKLAASDGKFAYLLAARAQRTALSRAI is encoded by the coding sequence GTGCAGCCAGGACGCCTGCTTCGGGTACAGCTGCGAGAGCTGCGCCCCACCCAGCCCGCTATCGGCCACGACCAGGTGCTGTACAAGCTCGGCAAGTACGCCAGCGACCGGCGCAAGCTGTTCGATGACTATTGCGAGGCCAATGGTCAACACCTGAGCAAGGGATTCCAGCCGAGCACCACGCTGCGTTCGGCGGGGGACGGCCTGGGCGTTCGGCCGCCCGGCAGTTGCCCGGACGAAATGAAGACCGTCGTCATAGGGCCGGGACAGCAACTCTATCTCACCGATGGTCACCACACCTTTTCCGCCTTCTGGGAGCACCCCGGCGGTGGGCCCGAAACCTTCGTCTGGGTACGGGTGACCGACGATTTCAGTGCGTCCGCCAGCATGGCGGAGTTCTGGATTCGCTTGCTCGACGAGCGCAAGGCTTGGCTCAAGGATCCCCAGGGGCGACCGATCCTGCCCGAGCAATTGCCGGAGTGCCTGGGGCTCGCCGCGATGGCGAACGATCCCTATCGCGCTCTGGTGTATTTCACCCGGCAGATCGGCTATGACAAGCCGCGTACGGCGGATGGCCGGGTACTGCCGTCCGAGTTCCTCGAGTTCTACTGGGCCGAGTGGCTGCGCATGCTGCTGCCCTTGCAGAATTACGATCTGAACGATCGCAAGAGCTACGCCAAGGCCGTGGAACAGGCGGCCAAGCTGATGGTGGCCAATCCCAACATGCTGATCGGCAGTTCCGGACGCACCGCACTGGAGATGGGCGCCTATCGGTCGCTGGACAAGAAGGTCCTGCGCAAGCTCGCGGCGAGCGATGGCAAGTTTGCCTATCTGCTGGCAGCTCGTGCCCAGCGCACGGCACTGTCCCGGGCGATTTGA
- a CDS encoding YheU family protein, with translation MIIPHDQLAAATLDNLLEDFVTREGTDNGDDTPLATRTQRARRALETGEAVILFDPDSTLCQLVLRRDVPRELLDD, from the coding sequence ATGATCATTCCCCACGACCAACTCGCCGCCGCCACGCTCGACAACCTGCTGGAGGACTTCGTCACCCGCGAAGGCACCGACAACGGCGACGACACGCCCCTGGCGACCCGCACCCAGCGCGCGCGCCGGGCGCTGGAAACCGGCGAGGCGGTCATTCTCTTCGATCCGGACAGCACCCTCTGCCAGCTGGTGCTGCGCCGCGACGTACCTCGCGAGCTGCTGGACGACTAG
- the cprA gene encoding cationic peptide resistance protein CprA (CprA (cationic peptide resistance A) is an SDR family oxidoreductase by homology) translates to MPLSASSNSSIHFSPAPRRILVTGATGFLGGAVTLRLMELGHVEGLRFLVRAASQAEGLERLLQNLRVHDIDERVAERLTPEQILCGDLLDTQWIEAALPQLTALDEVINCAAVASFSRNPKIWPVNVDGTFALAQACAQSKRLKRFLHVSTAMACGPQRESPVAETWDFPEPEEQLVDYTASKAAIELKLRNELPQLPLVVARPSIVVGHRRSGCKASGSIFWVFRMGFALERFTCGLDEQIDVIPVDYCAEALVELALKPSLNYSLYHISAGHAGACTFGEIDQAYAGAMGDAPVGERYRQVDSADLKELAADFNERIGPANPRLVLRALKLYGGFADLNYLFDNQRLLEEGISAPPRFTDYLDVCVHSSRDISIPMQMQWDFK, encoded by the coding sequence ATGCCGCTTTCCGCTTCGTCCAATTCCTCGATCCACTTTTCCCCCGCCCCACGCCGCATTCTCGTCACGGGGGCCACCGGCTTTCTCGGCGGGGCTGTGACCTTGCGTCTGATGGAGCTGGGACACGTCGAGGGGCTGAGATTCCTGGTCCGCGCCGCCAGCCAGGCGGAAGGGCTGGAGCGTTTGCTGCAGAACCTGCGTGTACACGATATCGATGAACGCGTGGCTGAACGGCTGACGCCCGAGCAGATCCTTTGTGGCGACCTGCTGGATACCCAGTGGATCGAGGCAGCGCTACCGCAATTGACGGCGCTGGACGAGGTCATCAACTGCGCGGCCGTGGCTTCCTTCTCGCGCAATCCGAAGATCTGGCCGGTCAATGTCGACGGCACCTTCGCCCTGGCCCAGGCCTGCGCCCAGTCCAAGCGCCTGAAACGCTTCCTGCACGTCAGCACGGCCATGGCCTGCGGTCCGCAGCGTGAGTCGCCGGTCGCCGAGACCTGGGATTTCCCGGAGCCGGAAGAGCAACTGGTGGACTACACCGCCTCCAAGGCAGCCATCGAGCTGAAGTTGCGCAACGAGCTGCCGCAGCTGCCACTGGTGGTCGCGCGTCCGTCCATCGTGGTAGGGCATCGCCGCTCCGGCTGCAAGGCGTCGGGCAGTATCTTCTGGGTGTTCCGCATGGGCTTCGCCCTGGAGCGCTTCACGTGCGGGCTGGACGAGCAGATCGACGTGATCCCGGTGGACTACTGTGCTGAGGCGCTGGTGGAGCTGGCACTCAAGCCCTCGCTCAACTACAGCCTGTACCACATCTCCGCGGGCCATGCCGGCGCCTGTACCTTCGGCGAAATCGACCAGGCCTATGCCGGTGCCATGGGTGACGCCCCGGTAGGCGAGCGTTATCGCCAGGTGGACAGTGCCGATCTCAAGGAGCTGGCGGCTGATTTCAACGAACGCATCGGCCCGGCCAACCCCCGCCTGGTGCTGCGCGCGCTGAAGCTCTATGGCGGCTTCGCCGACCTGAACTACCTGTTCGACAACCAGCGCCTGCTGGAAGAAGGTATCTCCGCTCCGCCGCGCTTCACCGACTATCTGGATGTCTGCGTGCATTCCTCGCGTGACATCAGCATCCCCATGCAGATGCAGTGGGACTTCAAGTAG